Proteins found in one Herbiconiux sp. A18JL235 genomic segment:
- the gnd gene encoding phosphogluconate dehydrogenase (NAD(+)-dependent, decarboxylating), producing MTPPHARRQSNMNIGLIGLGKMGNNMRARLKNAGIDVVGYDTNPAVSDVPDLKALAAALPSPRIVWVMVPAGAITDSVVHDLAEVLEEGDLIIDGGNSKWTEDFKHSEFLAPKGIQFMDAGVSGGVWGLENGYGLMVGGTAENVERAMPIFDALRPEGPRDEGFVHAGEVGAGHYAKMVHNGIEYGIMQAYAEGYELLDAKKDIIKDVTGTFKAWQRGTVVRSWLLELLVRALEADPEFHDIQGYVEDSGEGRWTLEEAIENAVPMPAISASIFARFVSRQEDSPSMKAVAALRNQFGGHAVKELD from the coding sequence CTGACACCACCTCACGCAAGGAGACAGTCGAACATGAACATCGGACTCATCGGCCTGGGCAAGATGGGCAACAACATGCGCGCCCGCCTGAAGAACGCCGGGATCGACGTGGTCGGCTACGACACCAACCCTGCTGTGAGCGACGTGCCCGACCTGAAGGCCCTCGCCGCAGCCCTGCCGTCTCCTCGCATCGTCTGGGTGATGGTTCCCGCCGGCGCCATCACCGACTCGGTCGTCCACGACCTGGCCGAGGTGCTGGAGGAGGGCGACCTCATCATCGACGGCGGCAACTCGAAGTGGACCGAGGACTTCAAGCACTCCGAGTTCCTCGCGCCGAAGGGCATCCAGTTCATGGACGCCGGTGTCTCCGGCGGCGTCTGGGGCCTCGAGAACGGCTACGGCCTGATGGTGGGCGGCACCGCCGAGAACGTCGAGCGGGCCATGCCCATCTTCGACGCGCTTCGCCCCGAGGGCCCGCGCGACGAGGGTTTCGTTCATGCGGGTGAGGTCGGCGCGGGCCACTACGCGAAGATGGTGCACAACGGCATCGAGTACGGCATCATGCAGGCCTACGCCGAGGGCTACGAGCTGCTCGACGCCAAGAAGGACATCATCAAAGACGTCACGGGCACCTTCAAGGCCTGGCAGCGCGGCACCGTCGTGCGCTCGTGGCTGCTCGAGCTGCTCGTGCGTGCGCTCGAGGCCGACCCCGAGTTCCACGACATCCAGGGCTACGTCGAAGACTCCGGCGAGGGCCGCTGGACCCTCGAGGAGGCGATCGAGAACGCCGTGCCGATGCCCGCCATCAGCGCGTCGATCTTCGCCAGGTTCGTCTCGCGCCAGGAGGACTCGCCCTCGATGAAGGCTGTCGCCGCGCTGCGCAACCAGTTCGGTGGTCACGCGGTCAAGGAGCTCGACTGA
- a CDS encoding DUF721 domain-containing protein produces MSEAQNVYLRLKSAFGNSDARAARWRQKKGRSPGDDDEANVPYGSGRDPRGLGDVMAGLESELGWTSSLAKSDLLLAWKEIAGPDTAEHSTPIGITDSVLTVQCDSTAWATQLRHMRVLIMTTIAQRFPDAGIESIRFEAPHAPSWKRGSRSIPGRGPRDTYG; encoded by the coding sequence ATGTCTGAGGCCCAGAACGTCTACCTGCGCCTCAAATCGGCGTTCGGGAACTCGGATGCGCGTGCCGCGAGATGGCGGCAGAAGAAGGGGAGGAGCCCCGGCGACGACGACGAGGCGAACGTTCCGTACGGCAGCGGGCGCGACCCGCGTGGCCTCGGCGACGTGATGGCGGGACTCGAGAGCGAGCTCGGCTGGACGAGCTCGCTGGCGAAGTCCGACCTGCTGCTGGCCTGGAAGGAGATCGCCGGCCCCGACACCGCAGAGCACTCGACGCCCATCGGCATCACCGACTCGGTGCTGACCGTGCAATGCGACTCCACGGCCTGGGCGACCCAGCTGCGGCACATGCGTGTGCTCATCATGACGACGATCGCTCAGCGGTTTCCCGACGCGGGCATCGAGTCGATCCGCTTCGAAGCACCCCACGCCCCGTCCTGGAAACGGGGCTCCAGATCGATTCCAGGCCGGGGTCCTCGCGATACTTACGGTTGA
- the recF gene encoding DNA replication/repair protein RecF: MIVRHLSLTDFRNYETAEVELQPGPNLFVGSNGQGKTNLVESLGYLSTLASHRVSTDHALIRAGRDSAIVRARLGHEERELLVELQLNRSAANRAQVNRAAVKPRDLPRYISTVLFAPEDLALIRGEPSTRRRFVDALLGAKTPRLLGVFADYERVLKQRNALLKSARASGLRDAKLPTLELWNERLVELGAEIMAERIAVVAALAPFVREAYQAVAGSEQEPALEVVLSVLAEHPESDDRDEDEERAAPGTTDAPSREALAEAFRTALERVARAERDRGITLCGPHRDDVSFTLNGLPAKGYASHGESWSFALALKLSCAELLRSDSSTGDPIVILDDVFAELDQRRRARLADAVKDYEQVLITAAVYDDVPEALTAHTVRIRAGRIVEEPADV, from the coding sequence GTGATCGTCCGCCACCTCAGCCTCACCGACTTCCGCAACTACGAGACCGCGGAGGTCGAACTGCAGCCCGGCCCGAACCTGTTCGTCGGCAGCAACGGGCAGGGCAAGACCAACCTGGTGGAATCGCTCGGCTACCTCAGCACGCTCGCCTCGCACCGGGTCTCGACCGATCACGCACTCATCCGCGCCGGTCGGGACTCGGCGATCGTGCGGGCACGCCTCGGCCATGAAGAGCGTGAATTGCTGGTGGAACTGCAGCTGAACCGCTCGGCCGCCAACCGGGCGCAGGTGAACCGGGCGGCGGTGAAACCGCGCGATCTGCCGCGGTACATCTCGACCGTGCTGTTCGCGCCCGAAGACCTAGCCCTCATCCGGGGCGAACCCTCCACCCGCCGGCGGTTCGTGGATGCGCTCCTCGGCGCCAAGACTCCCCGCCTTCTCGGGGTGTTCGCCGATTACGAGCGCGTGCTCAAGCAACGGAACGCGCTTCTGAAGTCGGCGCGCGCATCCGGTCTCCGTGACGCGAAGCTGCCGACGCTCGAACTCTGGAACGAGCGGCTGGTGGAGCTCGGCGCCGAGATCATGGCCGAACGCATCGCCGTGGTCGCGGCCCTCGCCCCGTTCGTGCGCGAGGCGTACCAGGCGGTGGCGGGGTCGGAGCAGGAGCCGGCGCTCGAGGTGGTGCTGAGCGTGCTGGCCGAGCATCCGGAGTCCGACGACCGCGACGAAGACGAGGAGAGGGCGGCGCCGGGCACGACGGATGCGCCCAGCCGCGAGGCGCTCGCCGAGGCTTTCCGCACAGCGCTCGAGCGTGTCGCCCGCGCCGAGCGTGATCGCGGCATCACCCTCTGCGGACCGCACCGCGACGACGTCTCATTCACGCTGAACGGCCTTCCGGCCAAGGGCTACGCCAGTCACGGCGAGTCGTGGTCGTTCGCGCTCGCGCTGAAGCTCTCCTGCGCCGAGCTGCTGCGGTCCGACTCCTCGACCGGCGACCCGATCGTCATCCTCGACGACGTCTTCGCTGAGCTCGACCAGCGCCGGCGGGCGAGGCTGGCGGATGCGGTGAAGGACTACGAGCAGGTGCTCATCACCGCCGCGGTCTACGACGACGTGCCCGAAGCGCTCACCGCGCACACGGTGCGCATACGGGCCGGCCGCATCGTCGAGGAGCCGGCCGATGTCTGA